Proteins encoded in a region of the Mercenaria mercenaria strain notata chromosome 1, MADL_Memer_1, whole genome shotgun sequence genome:
- the LOC123537181 gene encoding uncharacterized protein LOC123537181: MNDTSSLLKEIGLNICGHTDKKSFNLLYRADTEVKVDEFHSKCDGKGPTVTILYLKNNTIYGGYTSEDWSSERRKTKADKHAFLFYKNDHVDENCDFIPIAENMKSKAITCDPNFGPTFGWGPMFTKSYDLQTFKKDSKSESECRDGSLILNGAMNIGCAYKTQSRKIRRDIVSNLPEEKGARGTLAVPEQTHVTDPLLIKRIVVYQVVEKPWRKFPTDKELQEMKKRLEDFKPVPGIGIKKYNILLLGAIGSGKSSFYNTLATVFSGSVKLHAPARGAGRSDTNETILAYELKSESGKHLNLQIFDTRGFGENKGYNNELEKILNGRLPVEFTFPDQSAPVKEDELTHASLEKEMHMVCFVTGTSNLDTITNEQRIQINDIKACVNRKGLPMVAVVTKFDEFNESILEDANQVYRSLEARNAIKRVSNFFGIQEKYTFPIVNYINDEEIKEGNDRLALQALDAMVRLTNDYLENLKDSLQGKETEEMKKRLEDFEPVPGLGIKKYNILLLGAIGSGKSSFYNTLATVFAGSVKSHAPARGAESSVTNEVHAYELKSKSGKYLNLQIFDIRGFAKDRGYDDELEHILDGRLPVGFTVS; the protein is encoded by the exons ATGAACGATACTTCAAGTCTTCTAAAGGAAATTGGACTGAACATATGTGGGCATACAGACAAAAAGTCTTTTAACTTACTCTACAGGGCGGACACTGAGGTCAAAGTAGATGAATTCCATTCCAAATGTGATGGGAAAGGACCAACAGTCACGAttctttatttgaaaaacaacacgATATATGGAGGATATACAAGCGAAGATTGGTCTTCGGAGAGGAGGAAAACAAAAGCGGATAAACACGCATTTTTATTCTATAAGAATGATCATGTTGACGAAAATTGTGATTTCATCCCAATCGCAGAAAACATGAAGAGTAAAGCTATTACTTGTGATCCCAATTTCGGACCGACATTTGGATGGGGCCCAATGTTTACGAAAAGTTACGatcttcaaacatttaaaaaggaTAGCAAATCGGAGAGTGAATGTAGGGACGGCTCCCTAATTTTGAATGGCGCAATGAACATTGGATGTGCATATAAAACTCAATCTAGAAAAATCAGGAGGGATATTGTGTCAAACTTGCCTGAAGAAAAAGGGGCGAGAGGGACTTTGGCAGTTCCAGAGCAAACACACGTTACAGATCCTTTACTCATAAAACGTATTGTTGTGTATCAAGTTGTAG AAAAGCCATGGAGGAAATTCCCAACA GATAAAGAATTACAAGAAATGAAAAAGCGTCTTGAAGATTTCAAACCGGTACCTGGAATTGGTATAAAAAAGTATAACATACTGCTTCTCGGAGCCATTGGATCTGGCAAGTCGAGTTTCTACAACACTCTGGCTACCGTTTTCTCAGGTTCAGTTAAATTACATGCCCCTGCAAGAGGCGCGGGAAGAAGTGATACTAATGAGACG ATCCTCGCATATGAACTTAAATCTGAAAGTGGAAAGCATTTAAACCTTCAAATTTTCGACACAAGAGGATTCGGGGAAAACAAAGGATACAACAATGAGCTTGAAAAAATTCTCAACGGAAGATTACCAGTTGAATTTACT TTTCCAGACCAATCAGCACCTGTAAAAGAGGATGAACTGACTCATGCAAGTTTGGAAAAGGAAATGCACATGGTGTGCTTCGTAACAGGAACTTCGAACTTAGACACTATTACCAACGAACAGCGTATACAAATCAATGACATAAAAGCCTGTGTAAACAGGAAGG GTTTACCAATGGTTGCTGTTGTGACAAAATTTGACGAATTCAATGAAAGTATATTGGAAGATGCAAACCAAGTTTATAGAAGTTTGGAGGCTCGTAATGCTATAAAGAGGGTGTCAAACTTCTTTGGAATACAGGAGAAATATACTTTCCCAATCGTGAATTACATAAATGACGAAGAAATAAAAGAAGGCAATGACAGGCTAGCACTACAAGCTTTAGACGCAATGGTTAGACTGACAAATGACTATCTCGAAAACCTTAAAG ATTCATTGCAGGGTAAGGAAACAGAAGAAATGAAAAAGCGTCTTGAAGACTTCGAACCGGTACCTGGACTTGGTATAAAAAAGTATAACATACTGCTGCTTGGTGCCATTGGATCCGGCAAGTCGAGTTTCTATAACACACTGGCAACCGTTTTTGCAGGCTCAGTTAAATCACATGCCCCTGCAAGAGGCGCGGAAAGTAGTGTTACTAACGAG GTCCACGCATATGAACTTAAATCTAAAAGTGGAAAGTATTTAAACCTTCAAATTTTCGACATAAGAGGATTTGCGAAAGACAGAGGATACGACGATGAGCTTGAACACATTCTCGACGGCAGATTACCAGTTGGATTTACTGTGAGTTGA